In one Nitrososphaera viennensis EN76 genomic region, the following are encoded:
- a CDS encoding class I SAM-dependent methyltransferase codes for MPATWKARSAEFKKLWGYSVGLYGVWVAHVGRRTGLFEAIARRPATPEELAAQANFNADAVKAWCSAALALGFLKMKSKKLYLPAKMKEILLDKKSPDYLGGQFSYIALRSLEYGGLEDLIKTGRTREMTSSTFEAIVEATDWDHNAFLSAIKRGRNHKLHAMLSKGCRALDVGCGTGTFIEKLLQIYQHSSFVGVEPSEAAAHTAMEMAAGLPAVEILRETGEAMNFENEFDLVYLGESLYAASDKQAIVSNCYRALKKGGAIAIVEGLLPDNNNKTSNDDEGRLIMGMQVDFALQGYRFMTRNEIGALLKAAGFSKAAFEDFGGSLYLVTAWKP; via the coding sequence ATGCCTGCTACATGGAAGGCAAGGAGCGCGGAATTCAAGAAACTGTGGGGGTACTCGGTCGGCTTGTACGGCGTATGGGTCGCGCACGTCGGGCGCAGGACCGGGCTGTTTGAAGCAATTGCTAGGCGCCCTGCCACTCCGGAAGAGCTGGCGGCGCAGGCCAATTTCAATGCTGATGCAGTAAAAGCGTGGTGCTCTGCCGCCCTTGCGCTTGGCTTTTTGAAGATGAAAAGCAAAAAACTGTACCTGCCTGCCAAGATGAAAGAGATCCTCCTTGACAAAAAGAGTCCGGATTACCTCGGTGGCCAGTTTTCGTACATCGCCTTGCGCAGCCTGGAGTACGGCGGTCTTGAGGATTTGATAAAAACAGGCAGGACGCGCGAAATGACTTCCTCCACATTTGAGGCGATTGTAGAGGCAACAGACTGGGATCACAATGCCTTTCTGTCTGCAATAAAGCGCGGCAGGAACCACAAACTACATGCGATGCTTTCAAAGGGGTGCAGGGCACTTGACGTCGGCTGCGGCACTGGCACATTCATTGAAAAACTGTTGCAAATCTATCAGCACTCATCTTTCGTGGGTGTCGAGCCGTCAGAGGCCGCCGCGCACACGGCTATGGAGATGGCCGCCGGCTTGCCGGCGGTAGAGATACTGCGAGAGACAGGCGAGGCAATGAACTTTGAAAACGAATTCGACCTTGTCTACCTCGGCGAGTCGCTCTATGCGGCGTCTGACAAGCAGGCCATAGTGTCAAACTGTTATCGCGCGCTGAAAAAAGGCGGCGCGATTGCGATAGTGGAGGGGCTCTTGCCAGATAACAACAACAAAACAAGCAACGACGACGAGGGCCGGCTGATAATGGGCATGCAGGTCGACTTTGCATTGCAGGGCTATCGCTTTATGACGAGAAACGAAATAGGGGCGCTCCTCAAGGCGGCAGGCTTTTCCAAGGCTGCCTTTGAGGATTTCGGGGGCTCGCTGTATCTGGTTACCGCATGGAAGCCATAG
- a CDS encoding VOC family protein has protein sequence MAFKKVGAVILLVSSMEKSVKFYKDTLGLQLKSKSKDWTEFFKDGTVLALTPAKRKSMVSSGTGMLVGFMVGDMDATVKELKAKKVKFFKKPKDEPFGKHAVIEDPDGHLISIAEIKTKSEEGFDMLGMFGTD, from the coding sequence TTGGCATTCAAAAAAGTCGGCGCAGTGATCCTGCTCGTCTCAAGCATGGAAAAGTCGGTAAAGTTCTACAAGGACACGCTCGGGCTCCAGCTAAAGAGCAAGTCCAAGGACTGGACCGAGTTCTTCAAGGACGGCACCGTGCTTGCGCTCACCCCCGCCAAGAGAAAGAGCATGGTAAGCTCGGGCACCGGGATGCTTGTCGGCTTTATGGTAGGCGACATGGACGCAACGGTGAAGGAACTAAAGGCTAAAAAGGTCAAGTTCTTCAAAAAGCCCAAGGACGAGCCGTTTGGCAAACACGCTGTAATCGAGGATCCTGACGGCCACCTGATATCCATTGCAGAGATAAAGACAAAGTCAGAAGAAGGCTTTGACATGCTAGGTATGTTCGGGACCGACTAG
- a CDS encoding VIT1/CCC1 transporter family protein, with product MKWSLEDFVYGATDGAVTTFAIVAGVVGASLSPAIVLILGFANLFADGFSMAVGNYLATKSQKEAIERARQREEWEIDHLADQEKQEIRDIYAKKGFKDEILEEIVRIITSRRKVWLDTMMKEELGLVDDKRRPLDTAITTFAAFNAIGFIPLLPFVVVYAAGAIVISQEAFAYSSVFTAVAFFTIGAVKGKILRKSLVRSGLGTLALGGIAAAVAFIVGYLLNQLV from the coding sequence ATGAAGTGGTCACTTGAGGATTTTGTCTATGGCGCGACAGACGGCGCGGTCACCACATTTGCTATCGTTGCAGGCGTAGTCGGCGCATCGCTCTCGCCGGCCATAGTGCTTATCCTCGGATTTGCCAATCTCTTTGCAGACGGCTTTTCGATGGCGGTTGGAAATTATCTTGCGACAAAGTCTCAAAAGGAGGCCATCGAAAGGGCACGGCAGCGCGAAGAGTGGGAGATCGACCACCTCGCTGATCAGGAAAAACAGGAAATTCGCGACATTTACGCTAAAAAAGGTTTCAAGGACGAGATCCTCGAGGAAATAGTGCGCATCATAACGTCAAGGCGCAAGGTGTGGCTCGACACGATGATGAAAGAGGAGCTTGGCCTCGTAGATGATAAGAGGAGGCCACTTGATACTGCAATCACAACATTTGCAGCATTTAATGCAATAGGCTTCATACCGCTCTTGCCGTTTGTGGTTGTGTATGCTGCAGGGGCGATTGTAATATCGCAGGAAGCATTTGCCTATTCTAGCGTATTTACTGCAGTAGCATTTTTCACCATAGGTGCGGTGAAAGGGAAGATACTACGCAAGTCGCTTGTGCGGTCAGGCCTTGGCACGCTTGCATTAGGTGGAATAGCTGCTGCAGTGGCGTTCATAGTCGGTTATCTGCTCAATCAACTTGTATGA
- a CDS encoding cbb3-type cytochrome c oxidase subunit I, with the protein MMGRSGFAGDDNNVWAKRFMMAAIIQGTILAGLTIFLLLSQISFLKPEISRVIAGGGAGTWFTFGYVLYIVIGVIGVAVSALFYHYLENIMGKRMQRGTKVLAWVHLVLMNVGTVATMGMLMYAGYLGGAAMLPESVGGKGFNAGQAHEILAPFVEPISAAVFVTVLGVVAGGAGFLLTYRTSSSSSESFSRGKTGKGATEAA; encoded by the coding sequence ATGATGGGAAGATCAGGATTCGCAGGCGACGATAATAACGTCTGGGCAAAGAGGTTCATGATGGCAGCTATTATTCAGGGCACAATCCTAGCAGGACTAACAATCTTTCTGCTGCTAAGTCAGATATCATTCCTAAAACCAGAAATATCCAGAGTTATAGCAGGAGGAGGTGCAGGAACATGGTTTACCTTCGGCTACGTTCTGTATATTGTCATCGGAGTCATTGGTGTAGCAGTATCCGCGCTCTTTTACCACTATCTTGAAAATATAATGGGAAAACGTATGCAAAGAGGTACGAAGGTCTTGGCTTGGGTTCATCTTGTTCTAATGAATGTAGGAACAGTTGCCACCATGGGCATGCTGATGTACGCAGGATACCTCGGCGGAGCAGCAATGCTGCCAGAAAGTGTGGGAGGGAAGGGCTTTAACGCGGGACAAGCCCATGAAATACTGGCGCCGTTCGTCGAGCCAATATCTGCAGCCGTCTTTGTGACTGTATTGGGGGTAGTGGCCGGAGGCGCAGGTTTCCTTCTAACTTACAGAACATCATCGTCCAGTTCAGAGTCTTTCTCAAGAGGAAAAACGGGAAAAGGAGCGACAGAAGCCGCGTGA
- a CDS encoding Hsp20/alpha crystallin family protein — protein MSSKNVEKKEQESIVKRTGLFEDVGRSIEHEMERFFSRPWPPAFELRLPFGSFPPLPEVRMPLCDVVDKGDRYEANLEVPGIEKEQIDVKATRNSVEVSGEHSEKKEEKRKNYLYNERSYKSFYRKIPVPEEIIPSKIEARVVNGVLNISMPKKTPSKTDEETKVEVK, from the coding sequence ATGAGTTCCAAGAATGTCGAGAAAAAGGAACAAGAATCTATCGTAAAGCGTACCGGCCTGTTTGAGGATGTCGGAAGAAGCATAGAACACGAGATGGAGAGGTTCTTTTCCAGACCATGGCCTCCTGCTTTTGAATTGAGGTTGCCATTTGGTTCATTTCCGCCACTGCCAGAAGTTCGCATGCCGCTATGCGATGTGGTGGACAAGGGCGATAGGTATGAGGCAAATCTCGAAGTCCCTGGAATAGAAAAAGAACAGATAGATGTCAAGGCCACGCGGAATTCTGTAGAGGTATCCGGCGAGCATTCTGAAAAGAAGGAGGAAAAAAGAAAGAACTACTTGTACAATGAAAGGTCATACAAGTCGTTCTATCGAAAGATTCCTGTTCCGGAAGAGATAATTCCTTCCAAAATAGAGGCCAGAGTAGTAAATGGGGTATTGAATATCAGTATGCCAAAGAAAACGCCTTCAAAAACAGACGAAGAAACAAAAGTGGAGGTAAAGTAA
- a CDS encoding cupredoxin domain-containing protein produces MKNRLVFFGLIALAAVLATTSSIAAIIPNAAAFHTFGGTYVVNIIPGAAQQESLYHYYPPSIAVPKETEVAWFNGDPEQPHTVTSGNPGGQDSGMIFNSGVMSYQYFFQYEFHQAGDYPYYCMIHPWRLGTIHVSDEVVQGNNFEFSTGTGSTWNLLEFDRNLLKFEPTTVSLEETTPASYYVSIVDNTTKQTVHNGFFPSTNNLLIELISNDSNANQTITYGPDRASTIHSTPGAYHVQGNFVKTGATYAINVVLYSVDGKPLESPPMDRFQLKVAG; encoded by the coding sequence ATGAAAAATCGACTTGTTTTCTTTGGATTGATAGCCTTGGCGGCTGTGCTTGCAACAACTTCATCCATTGCAGCAATAATACCTAACGCGGCGGCATTCCATACCTTTGGCGGAACATATGTCGTAAACATAATACCTGGCGCCGCTCAACAAGAAAGCCTCTATCATTACTACCCGCCTTCAATTGCGGTCCCAAAAGAAACTGAGGTGGCTTGGTTCAACGGTGATCCAGAGCAGCCACATACCGTAACCAGCGGTAATCCCGGAGGCCAGGATTCAGGAATGATATTCAACTCCGGAGTCATGTCATATCAGTACTTCTTTCAGTACGAATTCCATCAAGCCGGAGACTATCCGTACTACTGCATGATTCACCCCTGGAGGTTAGGTACGATCCATGTAAGTGACGAAGTCGTACAGGGAAATAACTTTGAATTCTCCACTGGAACGGGCAGCACGTGGAATTTATTGGAATTTGACAGGAACTTGCTGAAATTCGAGCCAACTACCGTGTCGCTTGAGGAAACAACTCCTGCAAGCTATTACGTATCAATAGTCGATAATACGACAAAGCAGACAGTTCACAATGGATTCTTCCCGTCGACAAACAACCTGCTGATCGAGCTGATATCCAATGACAGCAACGCCAACCAGACAATCACGTATGGCCCAGACAGGGCATCCACCATACACTCGACTCCCGGAGCATATCATGTTCAAGGCAACTTCGTCAAGACTGGCGCCACGTATGCCATCAACGTAGTCCTATATTCGGTCGATGGAAAACCCTTGGAGTCACCGCCAATGGATCGGTTCCAGCTCAAAGTGGCAGGATAG
- a CDS encoding P-II family nitrogen regulator: protein MRKLEIIIPQEHLPQLNELLHKHKVGGMSFYDIKGRGRTRQKPITIGRGVMTYVPEFGFRTKVQVLVSDALSREIIEDVLKTFGVGTSAIGKIFVYDVAEAYDLGTREKGDSAL, encoded by the coding sequence ATGAGAAAGCTCGAAATAATTATTCCCCAGGAGCATCTGCCACAGCTGAATGAACTACTACACAAGCACAAGGTTGGAGGAATGTCGTTTTATGATATCAAGGGAAGAGGACGCACAAGACAAAAACCAATAACGATTGGGAGAGGGGTCATGACGTATGTACCAGAGTTTGGGTTCCGGACCAAAGTACAGGTGCTTGTATCTGACGCCCTGAGTAGAGAGATTATAGAAGATGTCCTTAAGACTTTTGGCGTCGGCACTTCTGCGATTGGCAAGATATTCGTTTATGACGTGGCAGAGGCCTACGACTTGGGCACTAGGGAGAAGGGAGATAGCGCCCTCTAA